The window GATATATAAATTCTATAAGTATATGATGCAGAATGTTTCTGGAGAGAAAAAAACCGCACATGGCAGTGATTTTAGGTTGTGTGTTCTACAGCATGAACGGGCTCTTTATTTCCCGTATCCATGATATGGCTATTTCTCCGGTAATCTTTTACAGGTTGTTCTTCGGGCTTTTGTTTCTTTTTATATATATAGTTGCGAGAGGGAAAACCTCGGACCTCAGGTTAAAGAAAAAGAAAAGAAGCCTGTTCCTGCAGGGGGTACTCGTGGTTACGTGCATGCTGCTCTATTTTACCTGCCTGAAGATTACCTGTGTATCTATTGCAATTCTGCTCCAGTATACAGCCCCAATCTATGTAATGCTGGCTTCCCCTTTTCTCCTGAATGAAAAAATTGGAAAGGAAAGTATAGCTGCCCTCTTCGTCGCAATCACAGGAGTATTTCTTATAGTCAGACCCGAAGGCGGGCTTTCAGGAATTGAACTTACAGGTACTTACATGCTGGGCATGATAGCAGGGCTGCTTTCAGGAGTTGTCTTTGCGGCTCTGATCCTGAACGTAAAAGTTTTAAAAGAGGAATATCCGGAACTTGCAATCGTTTTCTGGCCGATGGGGATTGCTTTTTTGCTGCTGAGCCCCTTTGCATTTGAGGTTTCCCCGGCTGTCCTTTACAGCAATCTGAAAGTGCTTGCTGCTTTCGGGATAGTCTCCATAGGTTTCGGAGAGATCTTTACAGTTCTCGGACTTGCAAATCTTAAAGCCCAAACCGGAAGCCTCCTTTCCCTGATAGAACCTGTCAGCGGGGTATTTTTTGATACCGCGGTGCTTGGAATTGCGCTGTCTTCAGAAACCCTTGCAGGTTGCGCCTTAATTATGGGCTCTGCAGTGATTATAAGTCTTAATGACTCGAAGAAGCTTCCGGAAAAAGGAGTGAAGGAACGGCCTAGAACTTTCTAATAGAAATTCACCCTCCGTTTCTTCCTCAAGTCCCTCCGGGAGATTCACAATGAGCAGTACTCATCTCTTGCCCTGAAAAGCGCTTTTATATTTTTGAGCGGAGTATGGGGAGCGAGCCCACAGCCCGGAGCAAGAATATCGATCCCGTCTTCAAGACATGCTCTGGCTTCAATTACAACCTCTTCGGGCCCTTTTGTCAGCAGGGTATCAGAGGGGGATACATTTCCTATCAGACGTACCCGGTTGCCCACAATTCCCTTTGCAAAACCTACATCCACCTTTTCTTCAATGCTGATCCCCTCAAACCCGGCATCTGCCAGAGGGTCAAGGACGGCTGTGGCGTCCCCACACATATGGAGGATTTTCAAACCCGGGACTTCTCTGCAGAATTTCCTGTGGAGTGGAAAGACCGAGGTCTCAAACATCTGAGGAGCAATAATATCAGGGCCAGCTTCTGAGTCTATAAGCACTACAGCATCTGCGCCCCTCTCCAGCAAACCATTTGCATATTCAATGCAGACTTCGGTCAGAGTTCCCATCAGTTCCTCTACAACGTCAGGGTTTGTCACAAACCACATAAGGTAATTTTTCATGCCCGCAAGCATAGAAGCAAGTCCGGCAGGACCCACAAGCCCTGCAACTACAGGCACGTCTTTCCCGACTTTAGTCTTCATAATTTCAACCGCATCCAGAACTGCCGCTATTCGCCTGCTTTCAAGAAGCGAACCGGGGACTGAAATCTCCTTAACATCACCCTTTTTCGTACAGGGAAAATCAGTCACGTAAGGCTGTATATCTACACTACCTTCGTCTACCGTACAGCCCAGAGTTTCGGCAAGCACTGTAGTGCAGAAAGGGCAGCGTACATTTTCAAACCCTGCAATCTCGTGTCCTGCCAGGGCAAGTGCCGCCATCTTGTGGGAATCGTAGTTAGCCCGGGGCCAGTAAGCTCCTGTCATTTCCATGAGTTCGACAATACCTGTCTGGGTTACCGAACAGACAGGGATTATATCAAGGGATTCACCTTTCAGTGCCCTTTCAAATCTCGTATTCAGGGAAAATTCACTCATTTTATTCCCGATAAATTAAGGAAGGATGCCTATGACTTCAGTCGTAGGAGGAATTCCGTCAACTTCCAAATGCTCTGTGGCATATTCATATCCATCTGCTCTACTCAAAATATTGCAATATTTATGATTAATTCCCTGCCCTATTCTAACACCTTCTTTATTTTTAATATCAAAATAACCTGTTTTTCTACAAGCTACAGCACCAAAATGAATTCCTTTGTATTTTCCTTTCGGAACAACCGCTTTAACAATATCTCCTGTCTGGAACCCAAAGAAACTCTTTTTTCTACTCAGATACCCTCTAGGAAATCCGTACTTATCAAGATTGGTTCTGCAATGTGATCCTCTACCTTTTGCTTTTATGTATAGAACCTGGTTTGTTTTGAATATTATTTTATCTGGTGTTGAAGCACCAACACAAATTGCATCAAAATGATGATCTTTGGGTAGATTCAACCTGATTCTATTCATCTTCATCCTTGCACCTGTCCCACATTCGACTTCAAGTCCCTTTTCTGTGAGTGTGTTGTAGACTTTCCATCGTGTAGCTGTGACAAGTGCAGCATCCCTCAGTGGTATTCTTGCTTGTTTTTGAATATCCGGATACCCAAATTCTTCTGCTGTCCGGGTTCCTTTTGCTTCATTGCAAGTTCTGCAAGCTAATGTTAAATTGGAAACTCTGCTCGTTCCATGTCTTGCTCTTGGAATTATATGTTCTATCTCCAGGGGAACATTCTCTGCTCCGCAATATGCGCATTTTCTCCCCCATTTTTCAAGCAAATATTCCCTAACTTCGTATCCCTGAAGTTCTCCCTGCTGATATTCAATACCTGAAAGTTCTGGATTTTGCATTAGCTGGGTATCAAATTTGGCATTTTCATACGAAATATGAGTCAAAGGACATAACTGTTGCAGTTTAGCAACCCAATTTTGGATGTTGTCTACCCTGCTTTGCAGGGATGGAGGAAGCCAATCTTCTTTTCGTTTTCTGTTGTTGAATCTGGGTTTTCTATACCTGGTTTTTCGATTTCGTCGAGTTCTCCGCATTGCTCTGCGGCTATCCATATTGCTTTTAATACTGGTTTTGTGATGGATTTGAGCAAGCCCAATTACTTTAGAACCATTTAAGATAGCTAAACCTGTGTGTCGGCTTCCATAGTCTATTTTTAATCGGAATTCAGCTTTATTTTCGGAATATTTCAACTCTTTTAGCCGAATTGTGAATGGATATTTTTTATGAATAACAGCTTTTCCTGTTTTAAGCAATTTTCTGGCAACTGCTGAATGACAGGGGCTTAACGGTTGTTTGTTTTTGTTTAATACAAAGATCATAATTGAATTTCTCCGATCTCAGAAGTAAGATAAATCCAGCTTCCGGTAACGCACTTTCGTGTCTCCTCTCGCCAATGTTGGATATGCTTGTTATGTTTAACACACCACCCCTACCTCTCAGGACTTTTAATGTTACACGATAGAGCTACAAACTGAGGAAGCATTCGCAGGTATCATGACATTTCCAACGTAGTCAATTAAGACTAAGGCTGGTCAACCAAGGCACTATTACATGCCTGCCAATTTATTGGCGGGTAGTTGACCAGATATAATGCAGAGATATTATGATTGTTGAGATTCAGCTGTCAACTCAAAGAATGATTCTGAAGATATTTGTTATTTTAGAATATAAAAAAAATGTGAATATAAAAAGATATAAATTAAAAAACCTCACAGGAATTGGATAGAAATTGACAGGTGAGAAGACAAAATGGGAAGACAGGATGAATATAAGGAGAAAAAACAGTGGATGACACTTGCTTTTTCCATAGGTGCCGCCCTTGGAAGCCTTTATGGAGCTTTAATTATTGGGCCTGCGCTGGATAGTATTCTGGAAGGGATAGCCATCGGCATTGTAATAGGAGTCGGAGCGGGAATAAGTTTGGGAGCTGTCCTTGAAGTTTGGACCAGACCACAAGAAATGAACAAAAACGAAAGTAAGATGCTGATCGCGGTAGTGGTTGCAACTTTGATTCTGGTCCTGTCAACTGCTTTTATGGCTTATTCAGATACTGCTTAATTTTATGGGGCTCACTCCTCTACACAGTCCCATTTGCAGCAAAAATATTTTTAATACCGTTATTGAGAAGAGGCTCTGCGCCAGTTTCCCGACGGTACACGAATTTCAAATCTTGCGCCTTCCCCTTCGATTCCTGTTTCAGTAATTTCCATGCCTGTAATGGAAAGTATGCCTCTGACGAGGAAAAGGCCAAGCCCGGTATTTTTACCTACGGATTTCTCAAAAATAAGTTCTTTCATGTCAGGAGAGACTCCTACACCATTATCCTTTACTTCGATTACAACACTTTCTCCTGCTACATGAGAGCTTACATCAATCTCACTGACGTGATCTCCATGGTTTCTTGCATTGTCAAACAGGTTGTAAAAAACTTTTTTGAGCAGGGGGTCTCCATATATTTCAAGGTCGTTATCCTCTATGGAAAACTTCACTCCCTGCCCGGAAAAGGCAAAAGCAGCCTCTTTTACAGTGCTGCTTATAGACTGCCAGGTAGGAGAAACAACTCCGAGTTCCTGGTAATCCTTTGTGAAAATGATCTGGCTATGGATTGTTTCAATGCCTTTGTTAAGATTTCGGAGGTATTTTGAGATCCTGCGGTCTTCTTTTACATCCGGAGGAAGCACTTCCGAGATCAGCGCGGTATACCCTGAAAGTACATTCACCTGATTGAGAATATCGTGCCTGGTAATATTGCTCATGAGATTTATTTTCTTGTTTGCCTGTTTCAAAGCTTCCTGGTACCGATAGATCTCCGTGATATCGTGGAACATTACCAGCTTGCCCTCTGCATCATTCTTTGTAAGAAGGGGACTGACACTGATAGTGAAGAACTTTGTTTCCAAACCGCTCTTGAGTGAAATTTCCCTGCCAAAACCTCCTTCAGACGAATCACCTAAAATCTCTACTCCCTCTCCGAAAAGACCATTTAAGTTTTTCCCCAGAGCCTCTTTACTTACTTTTCCGGCGAGTTCAAGTGCAGCCTTATTAATATCCACTATGGAGTTTGAAAGGTCCACAACAATGTACCCATCATTCATGGATTCAATCACACTTTCTCTGGCAACTGGAATAATGTTAAGGAACTCATGCTGGATTGCGCCCCAGAAGAGAATCAAGCCAGTTATTGTAAAGGAAAAGGGAGTAGGATCAAGAAATTTAAAGGGCCCGATACGTGCTATGTGAAGTATATTTCCAAGCACCGGAACACAGGCTGCGGTAAGGGCAATGGCTGCATGGGTCCCGTGAGGTGCGGTAAGGTTGACAAACTGCTTGAAAAATAAAAAGATTCCAAGCATTATCAAAACAAAGGAGTAAACATAAAAAGTCCAGAAAAATGGCCCATGGTCAAGTACAAGGATAGGAAATTCTCCTGAGGGATCAAGAACAAAATCTCCAAAATAAAGTCCGTGGATGCTGTTTGTAAGCATCAGCAGAATTGTAATGCAAGGAAAAATAAAAAGAATTTTCTCATACTTTCGTGCAAACTGCCTGTATTCTCCAGAGTATTCGGCTGCAAATAAAAACCACGCTACAGGAACAAAGGCAATCCCCATGTACTGGAGACGGGCAAATATATACTTATACTCAATATCCACGATCCCGATTTCAAAAGCATAATTCACGGACCAGAGAGCCATGCAGAGCATAATTAAAATAAAATGCTTTATAAAAGGCGAACTGCGGGAATTAAAGGCTTTGTATGCTTTGATTGCAAGCAAGGTGGATATAAGCCCTGATAAAATTAATACCCCCATATAGGGTAACGCAGCGGTTTCGATTTGCAGGTTGATAAGACGACCTTCCTTTATTCAATTATTGTTATGCGAAGGGGGATATGTAGGAAATCGAAGTAAAAAAACACCAGATGTTTTAATAATTACACAAATACTATCATATAAATTTATGTATTAAATGCAGAGAGGAAATAAGATTACGATTATACTGCCTACGATATAGGATTCCTAAAAATAAATATTAGGAGGATTAAATATTAATTTTGCATTGCCCACCCTCTGGCCGAAAAGGTGGAG is drawn from Methanosarcina lacustris Z-7289 and contains these coding sequences:
- a CDS encoding DMT family transporter — encoded protein: MAVILGCVFYSMNGLFISRIHDMAISPVIFYRLFFGLLFLFIYIVARGKTSDLRLKKKKRSLFLQGVLVVTCMLLYFTCLKITCVSIAILLQYTAPIYVMLASPFLLNEKIGKESIAALFVAITGVFLIVRPEGGLSGIELTGTYMLGMIAGLLSGVVFAALILNVKVLKEEYPELAIVFWPMGIAFLLLSPFAFEVSPAVLYSNLKVLAAFGIVSIGFGEIFTVLGLANLKAQTGSLLSLIEPVSGVFFDTAVLGIALSSETLAGCALIMGSAVIISLNDSKKLPEKGVKERPRTF
- the mtaA gene encoding methylcobamide:CoM methyltransferase MtaA, which translates into the protein MSEFSLNTRFERALKGESLDIIPVCSVTQTGIVELMEMTGAYWPRANYDSHKMAALALAGHEIAGFENVRCPFCTTVLAETLGCTVDEGSVDIQPYVTDFPCTKKGDVKEISVPGSLLESRRIAAVLDAVEIMKTKVGKDVPVVAGLVGPAGLASMLAGMKNYLMWFVTNPDVVEELMGTLTEVCIEYANGLLERGADAVVLIDSEAGPDIIAPQMFETSVFPLHRKFCREVPGLKILHMCGDATAVLDPLADAGFEGISIEEKVDVGFAKGIVGNRVRLIGNVSPSDTLLTKGPEEVVIEARACLEDGIDILAPGCGLAPHTPLKNIKALFRARDEYCSL
- the iscB gene encoding RNA-guided endonuclease IscB; translated protein: MIFVLNKNKQPLSPCHSAVARKLLKTGKAVIHKKYPFTIRLKELKYSENKAEFRLKIDYGSRHTGLAILNGSKVIGLAQIHHKTSIKSNMDSRRAMRRTRRNRKTRYRKPRFNNRKRKEDWLPPSLQSRVDNIQNWVAKLQQLCPLTHISYENAKFDTQLMQNPELSGIEYQQGELQGYEVREYLLEKWGRKCAYCGAENVPLEIEHIIPRARHGTSRVSNLTLACRTCNEAKGTRTAEEFGYPDIQKQARIPLRDAALVTATRWKVYNTLTEKGLEVECGTGARMKMNRIRLNLPKDHHFDAICVGASTPDKIIFKTNQVLYIKAKGRGSHCRTNLDKYGFPRGYLSRKKSFFGFQTGDIVKAVVPKGKYKGIHFGAVACRKTGYFDIKNKEGVRIGQGINHKYCNILSRADGYEYATEHLEVDGIPPTTEVIGILP
- a CDS encoding histidine kinase N-terminal 7TM domain-containing protein; translation: MGVLILSGLISTLLAIKAYKAFNSRSSPFIKHFILIMLCMALWSVNYAFEIGIVDIEYKYIFARLQYMGIAFVPVAWFLFAAEYSGEYRQFARKYEKILFIFPCITILLMLTNSIHGLYFGDFVLDPSGEFPILVLDHGPFFWTFYVYSFVLIMLGIFLFFKQFVNLTAPHGTHAAIALTAACVPVLGNILHIARIGPFKFLDPTPFSFTITGLILFWGAIQHEFLNIIPVARESVIESMNDGYIVVDLSNSIVDINKAALELAGKVSKEALGKNLNGLFGEGVEILGDSSEGGFGREISLKSGLETKFFTISVSPLLTKNDAEGKLVMFHDITEIYRYQEALKQANKKINLMSNITRHDILNQVNVLSGYTALISEVLPPDVKEDRRISKYLRNLNKGIETIHSQIIFTKDYQELGVVSPTWQSISSTVKEAAFAFSGQGVKFSIEDNDLEIYGDPLLKKVFYNLFDNARNHGDHVSEIDVSSHVAGESVVIEVKDNGVGVSPDMKELIFEKSVGKNTGLGLFLVRGILSITGMEITETGIEGEGARFEIRVPSGNWRRASSQ